The following are encoded together in the Bacillus sp. V2I10 genome:
- the vrrA gene encoding VrrA/YqfQ family protein — protein MFQQRPMPPMPSRGFQPQRMQMGGQPFSNQPFGNQQARGFGPTRSFQPFGQQMGPFSSQFGPPGFGGQQFGQQAMGRGGIKGILSRFLPGGGQGAASAANAAQGLQGITNPANLSSMLGNVQKVLGMAQQVTPMVQQYGPLVRNLPAMIKIYSELKGGGPSDEESTGSDVESTGSDVENSSSDVSASAPSDGDTVVIDSPKKAVKEEMEKAPPVKGASAPKLYI, from the coding sequence ATGTTTCAGCAAAGACCTATGCCTCCAATGCCTTCTAGAGGATTCCAGCCTCAAAGAATGCAAATGGGCGGTCAGCCGTTTTCAAACCAGCCTTTTGGAAATCAGCAAGCAAGGGGATTTGGACCTACTCGTTCCTTTCAGCCGTTTGGGCAGCAAATGGGACCTTTTTCATCACAATTTGGACCGCCTGGGTTTGGCGGACAGCAGTTTGGACAGCAGGCAATGGGAAGAGGCGGCATCAAAGGCATTCTCTCAAGATTTTTGCCTGGAGGAGGCCAAGGTGCTGCAAGTGCAGCAAATGCAGCTCAGGGTCTGCAGGGAATAACCAATCCCGCAAATTTATCCAGCATGCTCGGAAACGTGCAGAAAGTTCTCGGCATGGCTCAGCAGGTCACGCCCATGGTTCAGCAATATGGCCCGCTTGTCAGAAATCTGCCTGCCATGATTAAAATATACAGTGAATTAAAAGGCGGAGGGCCAAGCGATGAAGAAAGTACTGGTTCAGATGTAGAAAGTACTGGTTCAGATGTAGAAAATTCCTCGTCCGATGTTTCCGCTTCAGCACCGTCTGATGGAGACACAGTTGTTATTGATTCACCTAAGAAGGCAGTAAAAGAAGAAATGGAGAAAGCACCTCCTGTAAAAGGTGCATCTGCTCCAAAGCTGTATATCTGA
- a CDS encoding Nif3-like dinuclear metal center hexameric protein, whose translation MSKIPNGYEIIQLFESFSKKEYAMEGDKIGLQIGTLNKPIHGVLVALDVLDEVVDEAIEKNANLIIAHHPPIFRPLKNLATDQPGGALLEKCIKHNIAVYAAHTNLDVAAGGVNDLLAEALQLTDTEVLADTYQEEMKKLVVYVPKDRADDIRAVLGQSGAGHIGMYSHCTFSSNGTGSFLPLEGTDPYIGESGKIEFVEEERIETIIPENKQRKIVSAMLKAHPYEEPAYDIYPVEGQSKALGLGRIGLLENDMTLSEFARHVKEALDVPCVRMVGNKDAKIRRVAVLGGDGNKYIHQAKRKGADVYVTGDLYYHVAHDAMMMGLNVIDPGHNVEKVMKKGVTDLLLSMCEEKKFEVSIFPSEIHTDPFTFV comes from the coding sequence ATGAGCAAAATACCTAACGGCTACGAAATCATCCAATTGTTTGAATCGTTTTCGAAAAAAGAATATGCCATGGAAGGCGATAAGATTGGCCTGCAAATTGGAACATTGAATAAACCGATTCATGGTGTACTGGTCGCACTCGATGTTCTCGATGAAGTAGTTGATGAAGCAATTGAAAAAAATGCGAATTTAATTATCGCCCATCATCCCCCAATATTCCGTCCTCTAAAAAATTTAGCAACGGATCAGCCGGGCGGTGCATTGCTTGAAAAATGCATTAAACATAATATTGCTGTATACGCGGCACATACCAACTTAGATGTCGCAGCCGGAGGAGTCAATGATTTACTTGCAGAGGCTCTCCAATTAACGGACACAGAGGTTCTCGCTGACACCTATCAGGAGGAAATGAAGAAGCTGGTTGTCTATGTACCTAAAGACCGCGCGGACGATATAAGGGCTGTTCTGGGACAATCAGGTGCAGGCCATATTGGAATGTACAGTCATTGCACTTTTTCATCAAATGGAACAGGAAGCTTTCTTCCTCTTGAGGGAACAGATCCTTATATAGGAGAATCTGGGAAAATTGAGTTTGTTGAAGAAGAAAGAATTGAAACGATCATTCCGGAAAACAAGCAGCGAAAGATTGTTTCAGCTATGCTAAAAGCTCATCCTTATGAGGAACCTGCATATGATATTTATCCAGTTGAAGGGCAGAGCAAAGCTTTAGGATTGGGACGCATAGGCTTGCTTGAGAATGACATGACATTGTCTGAATTTGCCCGGCATGTGAAAGAAGCGCTTGATGTTCCATGTGTAAGAATGGTAGGAAATAAGGATGCAAAGATACGGAGAGTTGCTGTGCTCGGAGGGGATGGAAATAAGTACATTCATCAGGCAAAGCGTAAGGGAGCTGATGTCTATGTTACCGGGGATCTTTATTATCACGTAGCGCATGATGCCATGATGATGGGCTTAAATGTGATTGATCCAGGTCACAATGTAGAGAAAGTCATGAAAAAAGGGGTAACAGATTTGCTTCTTTCTATGTGTGAAGAAAAGAAATTTGAAGTAAGTATTTTCCCTTCAGAGATTCATACAGATCCATTTACATTTGTTTAA
- a CDS encoding 4-hydroxy-3-methylbut-2-enyl diphosphate reductase, whose amino-acid sequence MEVIKIAPRGYCYGVVDAMVIAKNAALDKTLPRPIYILGMIVHNKHVTDAFEEEGIITLDGSNRMEILEKVESGTVIYTAHGVSPEVRKIAAEKGLVTLDATCPDVTKTHDLIREKKALGYHVIYIGKKSHPEPEGAVGVAPDIVHLVETEEDVDALTFQNDKIVVTNQTTMSQWDVYDIMERVKEKYPHVEYHQEICLATQVRQEAVAEQAKDADLTIVVGDPKSNNSNRLAQVSEEIAGTKAYRVSDISEIKLKWFEGVKKVAITAGASTPTPITKEVIQFLEKYDPENSLTWNIEHNVPLQKILPKVKAAK is encoded by the coding sequence ATGGAAGTTATTAAGATTGCACCGCGGGGATATTGCTATGGTGTTGTTGATGCCATGGTTATTGCAAAGAATGCCGCTTTAGATAAAACTTTGCCAAGGCCTATCTATATTTTAGGCATGATTGTTCACAATAAACACGTAACAGACGCTTTTGAAGAAGAAGGTATTATTACTTTGGATGGCAGCAACCGTATGGAAATATTGGAAAAAGTAGAAAGCGGCACCGTTATTTATACAGCTCACGGAGTTTCTCCCGAAGTCAGGAAGATCGCTGCTGAAAAAGGCCTTGTCACTCTTGATGCAACATGCCCTGATGTTACAAAGACACATGATTTAATCCGGGAAAAGAAAGCTTTGGGCTATCATGTGATCTACATCGGGAAAAAGTCGCATCCAGAACCTGAAGGAGCTGTCGGTGTAGCACCTGATATTGTCCATTTAGTAGAAACAGAAGAAGATGTTGATGCTCTTACTTTCCAAAATGATAAAATTGTCGTCACAAATCAGACAACAATGAGTCAATGGGATGTATATGACATTATGGAGCGCGTGAAAGAAAAGTATCCTCATGTAGAATATCATCAGGAAATCTGTCTGGCTACTCAAGTAAGGCAGGAAGCTGTTGCAGAGCAGGCAAAAGATGCTGACCTGACAATTGTCGTCGGAGATCCGAAGAGCAACAATTCAAACCGTCTTGCACAGGTTTCTGAAGAAATTGCCGGAACAAAAGCATACAGAGTATCAGATATAAGCGAAATAAAGCTAAAATGGTTTGAAGGTGTAAAAAAAGTCGCGATTACTGCAGGAGCCTCAACTCCTACACCGATTACAAAAGAAGTCATTCAATTCCTTGAAAAGTACGATCCGGAAAATAGCCTGACATGGAACATCGAACATAATGTTCCTCTTCAAAAAATCCTGCCTAAAGTAAAAGCAGCCAAATAA